DNA sequence from the Vicia villosa cultivar HV-30 ecotype Madison, WI linkage group LG3, Vvil1.0, whole genome shotgun sequence genome:
CCTCCAGAAATCATAGAAACAATTTCTCAAAAGCTAACAATCTACTCCGACTACCTCCGATTCCGATCCGTCTGCCGCACCTGGTTCTCCTCCCTCCCCAAAACCCCTCTCCATCTCCCACCTCAACTCCCATGGCTCATTTTCTCCCAACAATCCTTCCTCGACATCTCCACCAACAAAACTCACCTCATCAATCTCCCTCTTTCCTCTCACCGAACTCGCATCTGCGGTTCTTCCCACGGCTTCCTCGTAATTCTCGACGAAACCCCTCAGATTCGTCTTTTCAACCCCGTAACAAACGTTACTCTCTTTCTTCCTCCGCTTCACGCTTTCCCTAATGTTGTGAGCTTCGATTATTCGAATGTTGGTCGCGAGTATTTGGTTAGAAACCCTAACGGTGATTTAGGGTTTTTCAATTTGAGACAAATGTGTAACTATTTTGTTAGGAAGATTGTTTTATCATCGAGCCCTAAAAACGATGATTTTGTTGCGTTTGCTATTGTTGATGGGTTTAACAATTTGGCTTTCTGTAAAAAGGGGTATGATTCTTGGGTTTTTGTGAGTGATGAGATTTTTCAGTTTTGGGAAGATGTTGTGTATCATAATGGATTGTTTTATGCTGTGAGTAAGGGAGGGATTATTGCGGTGTGTGACGTTGATGTTCCGAGAGTTTCGGTTATTGAGATGAGTGTGCCGGTTGAATTCTCCGGGGATATCTTTTATGTGGTGTTTTCCGGTGAGGAAATGTTGTTGGTTACTCGGGTTTTGGAACAGGAGTTTTCTGATGGGGGGATTGAATCTCATGATATGTTTGTGTATAAGACTGTGGGGTTTGAGGTTTTTAAGATGGATTGGAATGCGATGGCGTGGAAAAAGATTGAAACGTTGGGTGATAGGGCTTTGTTTGTAGGTGGAAATTCTTCGCAGTGTTTTTCGGCGGGTGATTTTGTAGGATGTTGTGCAGATTGTATCTATTTTACTGATGATTATTCAGAGTCGAATCATGATGATGCTTATGGGAAACATGATTTTGGCATGTTTAGATTGTTGGATCAGATCATTGACCCGTTGTTGCCGAGTTATCCTCGGAATTCATATTCTTGGTTAGGATGGCCGCTTCCAATTTGGGTTTCTCCAAATCCTTGCTAAGTTGAGAAATCTCTCTCTCAGTTGTGTTATTGGTATCGGGGTTCCTTCCATGTGCCTTGTTATTATACTGTGTATATTCATTTATTGTGTATAGAGATTCTAGATTGCAAAATAAGATCAATGTATTAATGCAGTAAAGTAAACTATTTCTGTACTGTAAACTTGTATTGTATATGAATATATTTATTACATACTTGTTGAATTTGGTATGCATTAGATTAGAGAAGATATATTTATGCTGATAGTTACTAACCAATATCATTTGGCTGAATGTTTTGACTTAGATAACAGGCCATTATGTGATTTGAACATGGAATCTATTGCACCGCACCTAAAATCAAATGGTCTTGACCACTGGAGTTTCTTTTACCATGTCATTCAAAGTTTACATTCTTTAGAATTTTTGTTGAGTACATTTTATCAGCGACAGTCTGTTGGGTGTTTTCAGTTGCATTTGGTCTGGGCTTTGATTTATattcaataagaaaagatgctaaCCTGAATGTACAGTTGACTCAGGGCAGTCTCATTGATGAGACACTGATATTTTTCTAAAGTTGTGCGATCCCTGCTTTTGGTTTATATCAGCAAAAGTGCATAAAGATCCACTGCAACATCTGGGAAGCTTCTCAAATGAAAGAATTTCTTGTTCGAGAGGGGCCTTCGCTTGTGTTGGACTCATACCATTATTTTTCTGTTCAAAGGTGGCGTCTCATCATTCAAACTCTTCTGATATGCTGTGTTGGAACTTGCAGCCAATCTTCTGGTGGAGCTTTTCAACAAGTGTTTTCTTGAGAGGTTGGAACTTGAACCTCATCTTCAATGAAATCTATCACATATTTATGTTCcttatatttcaaattttaaagaGATTGCATCTACCCATTTAAAAAATAGTATACTGCTACTAAGATATATCTATGCCCTTTTGAAGATTTAAGGTGAATTTGATCAATCAAGTCTAATTGCAATCTCACAAAGGTCAAGGCTTAAATATGAAGTGAAACTCTTTAGTTGCTAAATGTTGAATACTAGTATGCCTCTGTTTCTGCGTCAGAAGTGGCAAATACGAACGTTTGGCCTAATGCTACAAATTGGAGCTTCTGCGTTTTCACGTTTTTTAGCCTGGAGACGTTATAAATGCTCTCTAAATGAGTTACCAAACACGCACTATGTCTATTCATTCTCACACAATCTATAGAAAATTCAAAAcaatctataggtaaaataggcCAAAACACATTTTTATCTGTTCAGCCCCCAATTCATCTTATCACATGCCCGATGGCCCCTAAAGATTCTTTTGTGTACTTCTGCTGATGATACATGGCGTGTTCTTATCATAAACATTCTGTTATAAAACATCGGCTTATACAACTCATAACATAACTTGGTATAGGGAAAGAATTTTTATCTTAACTTTTATCATGTGGCGGGGTGTATTAGCTTTATATATAAT
Encoded proteins:
- the LOC131660299 gene encoding F-box protein SKIP23-like, coding for MEVSWTDLPPEIIETISQKLTIYSDYLRFRSVCRTWFSSLPKTPLHLPPQLPWLIFSQQSFLDISTNKTHLINLPLSSHRTRICGSSHGFLVILDETPQIRLFNPVTNVTLFLPPLHAFPNVVSFDYSNVGREYLVRNPNGDLGFFNLRQMCNYFVRKIVLSSSPKNDDFVAFAIVDGFNNLAFCKKGYDSWVFVSDEIFQFWEDVVYHNGLFYAVSKGGIIAVCDVDVPRVSVIEMSVPVEFSGDIFYVVFSGEEMLLVTRVLEQEFSDGGIESHDMFVYKTVGFEVFKMDWNAMAWKKIETLGDRALFVGGNSSQCFSAGDFVGCCADCIYFTDDYSESNHDDAYGKHDFGMFRLLDQIIDPLLPSYPRNSYSWLGWPLPIWVSPNPC